One Eurosta solidaginis isolate ZX-2024a chromosome 5, ASM4086904v1, whole genome shotgun sequence DNA segment encodes these proteins:
- the Cpr78E gene encoding endocuticle structural glycoprotein SgAbd-9 — MFRYICLTVLFAFACAAPVDEGMSHTAAAYGMELMAPPSDDEVVAVAARDLDTHTPFVGIMDAALQQSTDGAYNFHYRGEDGSFRQETAQVVNPGTKDQFLKVSGTYSYFDSNGKEVVVHYKADDGGFVPEGNNILESISLAAKQNSQLPRLEENPKPQSPVTVATWNTNTSL; from the exons atgtttCGTTAC ATCTGCCTTACAGTATTGTTTGCCTTCGCTTGTGCCGCACCCGTCGATGAGGGCATGTCGCATACAGCAGCTGCATATGGCATGGAGTTGATGGCGCCACCTTCAGATGACGAAGTCGTAGCAGTCGCCGCACGTGATTTGGATACGCACACACCTTTCGTTGGCATAATGGACGCTGCTCTACAACAATCAACTGATGGTGCTTACAACTTTCATTATCGCGGCGAGGATGGCAGCTTCCGTCAAGAGACTGCGCAAGTTGTGAATCCTGGCACAAAGGATCAATTCTTAAAAGTCAGTGGCACTTATTCCTATTTTGATTCCAACGGCAAGGAGGTAGTGGTGCACTATAAAGCCGATGATGGTGGTTTTGTGCCAGAGGGCAATAATATTTTAGAGTCAATTTCGTTGGCTGCAAAGCAAAATAGCCAGTTGCCCCGATTGGAAGAGAATCCGAAACCACAATCGCCTGTCACTGTAGCCACCTGGAATACGAATACGTCGTTGTAA
- the LOC137254472 gene encoding ankyrin repeat and BTB/POZ domain-containing protein 2 isoform X1: MYCGKDCSCSLCRELRNYKPAKPPKRPAPRPPTSFFGRLNENFILRRRSAANSYKNFQPQSLQCSEMFQQRLAEMTTNNERPTAHATQQQQQQQRLQQQQQQQLQQQQQRQQEQQQETDKGRPNQMKQEAPSSKPNHKVVIYFGDSISNRGKHNIGETAKDIVQAAQLLDDTSVSVIATPAKGSVDCLNSACKSDDDLPSYIESIQNGVINIKIEGNYERANALVETVAQPTRATVQTVGDAVVQLSDGGAGINESVSQQSCDSCDWSFVQEWRARPTGNIRGDAPPVFSPQSTNSQLHCSVSSPTTLGLPNQNQQMSAMSTSPSAGTTMTATSTPLGAQNSLSSSNARLQSPAVATPATRISKEVAQRLNNGVSGSSGAPTLMIGSTTTANNNIPNTSVNVRNFISPSHAPTKPPPHRVLAAPTRLTAQSTPVKSQPPMLSGNLSAQQPQPQQPVASQQKSSANEKRALPLTMDLSGCSIGIPTSESTPLNVTSSGGGGHQLNAHAKSNHATSTRTHHHEFRAMQRVQECHSSSDENRSSGHASMSDTGGHGSSSPGGGVTLGPLPEDRLAAGVTNRSTRSRAGTNHSRARHRATPAAKVPWSGSGLEDIKLAIQQLTMRSQTSTSTYSSLSAGSESSEPARRLGRYSSLETVNTNVTNADEFVWVDSHNRLVELQNPPWSQHCIMRVIRNGRCKEQAERVSVETIPRLGYLLQRALVRIAREVQRLSASLGLCSKQEVTAAYKIVLCPALADSCIKACLRAAAMFAVTGDSALKQSKSARGGLQLPIGRFHRWMADARLGKFIHEYAAVYLCAGLENLLEELLLQSFPTNPSCQLTTTILDQSIAHSGDLWGLLQPFAHLNAGRIASGALTMPRWASLSSLGSGTQKSVSSGGSSNISLEPCLLTTCVGSVSELKDLTLRAQQKFQHTALSNPALSTLFYFMRCSQLEHNDSSSAPSNVVGTSGSSSQNVQELCYERAYVVLPPLVEWLRVASAHAEYRHAVMIDKDDIMQAARLLLPGVDCPMRPIGHEEELPTKKTHFSHPGATTPIASSINEDTTEFGKRATITLAFKLMLTGRAELLSQAANLLPPTTRYDTLNHAGLTALMIAAIRNDEVVLQALLDAGCDPNIEVPPVAQSNFPGIHPDTQHWTAVTFAASRSNYLALRLLLERGGKVEGGARLSEEKPTLTPLQVACGSGNVEIISLLLAHGANAFLSTQQKDTMCFAGGSAQRGSYCAISVAAAHGQRACLRKLLSHPMSPVSKDVLSLEEMLAEGEPVGNGARGNAGAAGSANACGDRISTDLPLTLSKTQIKSLQEAMYHSAENNHLDITIELRSLGVPWTLHCWMHALAAAHELRLDAVIDQLLQDFLQVCPDDYSAQFVSECLPLLFNIFRYSKNEGTTLLLADIFATCFGWETIRPIKEPERQSENGSRIDPKFVNNPELSDVTFRVEGKIFYGHKIVLVTASPRFQNMLSSKLSEGSAPTVQINDIRYHIFQLVMHYLYSGGCATLEVSNADVLELMAAASFFQLEGLLRYTEARCSNMIDIDNVVAMYIHAKVYNASKLLEYCQGFLLQNMVALLTYDDSVKRLLFAKKIPNHDVLSGLLHTLQQRIKQRKPVGVGNFRQQLSSPPPGSSAHLMSTSLGNGVGGSLGAAKK; the protein is encoded by the exons ATGTACTGCGGCAAAGATTGCAGCTGCAGCTTGTGCCGTGAGCTGCGCAATTATAAACCCGCCAAGCCACCAAAGCGACCTGCGCCACGCCCTCCCACTTCATTCTTTGGGCGCTTAAATGAGAATTTCATACTGCGCCGACGCAGCGCTGccaattcatacaaaaattttCAGCCACAATCATTGCAATGCAGCGAAATGTTTCAGCAGCGCTTGGCTGAAATGACAACGAATAACGAGCGGCCAACAGCGCATgctacacaacaacaacagcaacagcaaagactacagcagcaacaacaacagcaactgcaacaacaacaacaacggcaacaaGAGCAACAGCAAGAAACGGATAAAGGCCGGCCAAACCAAATGAAACAGGAAGCACCGTCATCAAAACCAAATCACAAAGTCGTCATATATTTTGGTGACTCGATTTCAAATCGTGGCAAGCATAATATTGGTGAAACAGCCAAAGATATAGTGCAAGCAGCCCAACTGCTGGATGATACGTCAGTGAGCGTGATTGCTACGCCCGCCAAAGGAAGCGTTGATTGCCTAAACTCTGCGTGTAAAAGTGACGATGATCTACCCTCGTACATTGAGAGCATACAAAATGGCGTAATTAATATCAAAATCGAAGGCAATTATGAGCGCGCCAACGCGCTTGTGGAAACGGTAGCACAACCAACGCGGGCCACAGTACAAACGGTTGGCGATGCAGTAGTGCAGCTGAGTGATGGTGGTGCAGGCATCAATGAAAGCGTTAGCCAGCAATCTTGTGATTCGTGCGATTGGAGTTTTGTGCAGGAGTGGCGCGCACG ACCAACTGGCAATATACGCGGCGATGCGCCTCCTGTCTTCAGCCCGCAATCAACAAACTCGCAACTACACTGCTCCGTCAGCTCACCAACCACATTGGGTTTGCCAAATCAAAATCAACAGATGAGCGCGATGTCAACTTCACCATCCGCTGGCACCACGATGACCGCCACCTCCACACCGCTTGGCGCGCAGAACAGTTTGAGTTCCTCCAACGCACGCTTACAAAGCCCTGCAGTAGCTACACCGGCTACGCGCATCTCCAAGGAAGTTGCACAGCGTTTGAATAATGGCGTTAGCGGCAGTAGTGGTGCTCCTACACTTATGATTGGctctacaacaacagcaaacaacaatattcCCAACACATCTGTGAATGTTAGAAATTTTATTAGCCCATCACATGCGCCCACTAAACCACCACCACATCGCGTTCTAGCAGCACCAACGCGTCTCACCGCACAAAGTACACCGGTCAAATCGCAGCCACCTATGCTGAGTGGTAATTTGTCAGCGCAGCAGCCACAGCCACAACAACCAGTAGCATCACAACAAAAATCGAGCGCTAACGAAAAACGTGCTTTGCCATTAACAATGGATTTGAGTGGGTGCAGTATTGGTATACCAACATCAGAGTCCACGCCTTTGAATGTTACATCCAGCGGCGGCGGTGGTCATCAACTTAATGCGCATGCGAAATCGAATCATGCGACAAGCACGCGCACACATCATCATGAGTTTCGTGCAATGCAGCGCGTTCAAGAGTGTCACAGTTCGTCAGACGAAAATCGTTCCTCAGGCCATGCTAGCATGTCAGACACTGGCGGTCATGGCAGCTCGTCACCAGGAGGCGGTGTGACGCTTGGCCCGTTGCCAGAAGATCGTCTCGCCGCTGGTGTAACCAATCGCAGCACGCGTTCACGCGCTGGTACCAACCACTCCCGTGCGCGTCATCGTGCTACACCTGCCGCTAAAGTGCCTTGGAGTGGTAGTGGCCTGGAAGATATCAAACTAGCCATACAGCAATTAACAATGCGCTCACAAACGAGTACAAGTACGTACAGTAGTCTCAGCGCAGGCTCGGAAAGTTCGGAGCCCGCGCGTCGATTGGGTCGTTATTCGTCGCTTGAAACGGTCAACACAAATGTTACAAACGCCGATGAGTTTGTTTGGGTGGATTCACACAATCGACTAGTGGAATTACAGAACCCACCCTGGAGTCAACACTGTATTATGCGTGTCATACGAAATGGTCGTTGTAAGGAGCAAGCGGAACGTGTATCTGTCGAAACCATACCTCGGCTTGGATATCTGTTGCAGCGCGCGTTGGTGCGTATTGCGCGTGAGGTGCAACGACTTTCTGCTTCTCTCGGACTATGCTCTAAACAGGAGGTTACAGCAGCTTACAAAATTGTACTATGTCCTGCATTAGCAGATTCTTGCATAAAAGCGTGCCTCCGTGCTGCTGCAATGTTTGCTGTGACTGGCGACAGCGCGCTTAAACAAAGCAAATCAGCGCGCGGCGGTCTTCAGTTGCCAATTGGACGCTTTCATCGCTGGATGGCAGACGCACGTCTTGGGAAGTTCATTCACGAATACGCGGCGGTCTATCTCTGTGCTGGCTTAGAAAATTTACTTGAAGAGCTGCTGCTACAAAGTTTTCCTACAAACCCATCCTGTCAACTAACAACAACTATACTGGATCAATCTATAGCCCATTCCGGTGACTTATGGGGACTGCTTCAGCCATTTGCTCATCTGAATGCAGGTCGCATCGCCTCTGGTGCGCTCACTATGCCGCGCTGGGCCAGCTTATCATCGCTGGGTTCGGGCACTCAAAAGAGTGTAAGCTCTGGTGGCAGCAGCAATATATCGTTAGAACCCTGCCTTCTTACAACCTGCGTTGGCAGCGTAAGTGAATTAAAGGATTTAACACTCCGCGCACAACAAAAGTTTCAACATACTGCGCTTTCCAACCCCGCGCTTTCAACGCTCTTTTATTTCATGCGCTGCTCACAGCTGGAACATAATGATTCTAGCAGCGCGCCATCAAATGTTGTTGGCACATCTGGTAGCAGCAGTCAAAATGTGCAAGAGCTCTGCTATGAACGCGCTTATGTAGTTTTGCCGCCACTTGTCGAATGGCTGCGCGTTGCGTCTGCTCACGCTGAATATCGTCATGCAGTTATGATCGACAAAGATGACATCATGCAAGCGGCACGCCTACTTTTACCAGGCGTGGACTGTCCGATGCGACCGATCGGACACGAGGAAGAGCTGCCCACGAAGAAGACTCATTTTTCGCATCCTGGCGCAACCACGCCCATCGCATCGAGCATTAATGAGGATACCACAGAATTTGGTAAGCGCGCTACTATCACACTAGCTTTCAAACTAATGCTGACAGGACGTGCGGAATTACTCTCTCAGGCAGCCAATCTCTTGCCACCCACAACACGTTATGATACACTTAACCATGCAGGACTGACGGCGCTTATGATTGCTGCCATACGTAACGATGAAGTTGTTCTGCAGGCTCTACTAGATGCCGGTTGCGATCCCAATATTGAGGTGCCACCAGTGGCGCAATCAAATTTCCCAGGTATACATCCCGACACACAGCACTGGACAGCGGTGACTTTCGCTGCGAGTCGTTCCAACTACTTGGCATTGCGTTTACTTTTGGAGAGGGGCGGTAAAGTTGAAGGTGGCGCGCGCTTAAGTGAAGAAAAACCGACGCTGACACCTCTACAGGTGGCTTGTGGGTCTGGAAACGTGGAGATTATTTCACTGCTGCTAGCGCATGGCGCCAATGCTTTTCTTTCTACCCAACAAAAGGATACAATGTGCTTTGCGGGTGGTTCTGCACAGCGCGGTTCGTACTGCGCAATTTCTGTAGCAGCAGCACATGGGCAACGCGCTTGCCTGCGGAAACTACTCTCTCATCCAATGTCACCGGTCAGCAAAGATGTACTCTCACTAGAAGAAATGCTTGCCGAAGGTGAGCCAGTAGGAAATGGAGCACGAGGAAATGCAGGTGCAGCAGGTTCTGCCAATGCGTGTGGGGATCGCATTAGCACTGATTTACCCCTAACTTTGAGTAAAACCCAAATCAAGAGTCTGCAAGAAGCCATGTACCACAGCGCAGAGAATAATCATTTAG ATATTACAATTGAACTGCGCTCTTTGGGCGTACCATGGACCCTACATTGTTGGATGCACGCCTTAGCGGCAGCGCATGAGCTACGCTTGGATGCCGTAATAGATCAACTGCTGCAAGATTTCCTACAAGTCTGCCCTGATGATTATAGCGCGCAATTTGTAAGCGAGTGCTTGCCGTTGCTCTTCAATATATTCCGTTACAGTAAGAATGAGGGCACGACGCTACTGCTGGCTGATATATTCGCCACATGTTTTGGTTGGGAGACCATTAGACCGATTAAGGAACCGGAGCGGCAGTCGGAGAACGGCTCGCGCATTGATCCCAAATTTGTGAACAATCCCGAGCTGAGTGATGTGACTTTCAG AGTGGAAGGTAAAATTTTCTATGGCCACAAAATCGTGCTCGTCACCGCCTCGCCGCGTTTTCAAAACATGCTCAGCTCCAAGTTGAGTGAAGGAAGCGCGCCCACAGTGCAAATCAACGATATACGCTATCACATTTTCCAATTGGTAATGCATTATCTGTATAGCGGTGGTTGTGCCACATTAGAGGTTAGCAATGCTGACGTTTTGGAGTTGATGGCGGCGGCGAGTTTTTTCCAATTGGAAGGTTTGCTACGCTACACAGAAGCACGCTGCTCAAATATGATTGATATTGATAATGTGGTGGCTATGTATATTCATGCCAAG GTTTACAATGCCAGCAAATTACTGGAGTACTGTCAAGGCTTCCTACTTCAGAATATGGTCGCTCTTTTGACATACGATGACTCTGTCAAACGCTTGCTCTTCGCAAAAAAGATACCCAATCACGATGTGCTCTCAGGACTGCTACATACGCTACAACAACGTATCAAGCAGCGAAAGCCTGTGGGAGTGGGGAACTTCCGTCAGCAACTCAGCTCGCCGCCACCGGGCAGTAGCGCCCATTTAATGAGCACCAGCTTGGGTAATGGCGTTGGCGGAAGTTTGGGTGCGGCGaagaaataa
- the LOC137254472 gene encoding ankyrin repeat and BTB/POZ domain-containing protein 2 isoform X3 → MSAMSTSPSAGTTMTATSTPLGAQNSLSSSNARLQSPAVATPATRISKEVAQRLNNGVSGSSGAPTLMIGSTTTANNNIPNTSVNVRNFISPSHAPTKPPPHRVLAAPTRLTAQSTPVKSQPPMLSGNLSAQQPQPQQPVASQQKSSANEKRALPLTMDLSGCSIGIPTSESTPLNVTSSGGGGHQLNAHAKSNHATSTRTHHHEFRAMQRVQECHSSSDENRSSGHASMSDTGGHGSSSPGGGVTLGPLPEDRLAAGVTNRSTRSRAGTNHSRARHRATPAAKVPWSGSGLEDIKLAIQQLTMRSQTSTSTYSSLSAGSESSEPARRLGRYSSLETVNTNVTNADEFVWVDSHNRLVELQNPPWSQHCIMRVIRNGRCKEQAERVSVETIPRLGYLLQRALVRIAREVQRLSASLGLCSKQEVTAAYKIVLCPALADSCIKACLRAAAMFAVTGDSALKQSKSARGGLQLPIGRFHRWMADARLGKFIHEYAAVYLCAGLENLLEELLLQSFPTNPSCQLTTTILDQSIAHSGDLWGLLQPFAHLNAGRIASGALTMPRWASLSSLGSGTQKSVSSGGSSNISLEPCLLTTCVGSVSELKDLTLRAQQKFQHTALSNPALSTLFYFMRCSQLEHNDSSSAPSNVVGTSGSSSQNVQELCYERAYVVLPPLVEWLRVASAHAEYRHAVMIDKDDIMQAARLLLPGVDCPMRPIGHEEELPTKKTHFSHPGATTPIASSINEDTTEFGKRATITLAFKLMLTGRAELLSQAANLLPPTTRYDTLNHAGLTALMIAAIRNDEVVLQALLDAGCDPNIEVPPVAQSNFPGIHPDTQHWTAVTFAASRSNYLALRLLLERGGKVEGGARLSEEKPTLTPLQVACGSGNVEIISLLLAHGANAFLSTQQKDTMCFAGGSAQRGSYCAISVAAAHGQRACLRKLLSHPMSPVSKDVLSLEEMLAEGEPVGNGARGNAGAAGSANACGDRISTDLPLTLSKTQIKSLQEAMYHSAENNHLDITIELRSLGVPWTLHCWMHALAAAHELRLDAVIDQLLQDFLQVCPDDYSAQFVSECLPLLFNIFRYSKNEGTTLLLADIFATCFGWETIRPIKEPERQSENGSRIDPKFVNNPELSDVTFRVEGKIFYGHKIVLVTASPRFQNMLSSKLSEGSAPTVQINDIRYHIFQLVMHYLYSGGCATLEVSNADVLELMAAASFFQLEGLLRYTEARCSNMIDIDNVVAMYIHAKVYNASKLLEYCQGFLLQNMVALLTYDDSVKRLLFAKKIPNHDVLSGLLHTLQQRIKQRKPVGVGNFRQQLSSPPPGSSAHLMSTSLGNGVGGSLGAAKK, encoded by the exons ATGAGCGCGATGTCAACTTCACCATCCGCTGGCACCACGATGACCGCCACCTCCACACCGCTTGGCGCGCAGAACAGTTTGAGTTCCTCCAACGCACGCTTACAAAGCCCTGCAGTAGCTACACCGGCTACGCGCATCTCCAAGGAAGTTGCACAGCGTTTGAATAATGGCGTTAGCGGCAGTAGTGGTGCTCCTACACTTATGATTGGctctacaacaacagcaaacaacaatattcCCAACACATCTGTGAATGTTAGAAATTTTATTAGCCCATCACATGCGCCCACTAAACCACCACCACATCGCGTTCTAGCAGCACCAACGCGTCTCACCGCACAAAGTACACCGGTCAAATCGCAGCCACCTATGCTGAGTGGTAATTTGTCAGCGCAGCAGCCACAGCCACAACAACCAGTAGCATCACAACAAAAATCGAGCGCTAACGAAAAACGTGCTTTGCCATTAACAATGGATTTGAGTGGGTGCAGTATTGGTATACCAACATCAGAGTCCACGCCTTTGAATGTTACATCCAGCGGCGGCGGTGGTCATCAACTTAATGCGCATGCGAAATCGAATCATGCGACAAGCACGCGCACACATCATCATGAGTTTCGTGCAATGCAGCGCGTTCAAGAGTGTCACAGTTCGTCAGACGAAAATCGTTCCTCAGGCCATGCTAGCATGTCAGACACTGGCGGTCATGGCAGCTCGTCACCAGGAGGCGGTGTGACGCTTGGCCCGTTGCCAGAAGATCGTCTCGCCGCTGGTGTAACCAATCGCAGCACGCGTTCACGCGCTGGTACCAACCACTCCCGTGCGCGTCATCGTGCTACACCTGCCGCTAAAGTGCCTTGGAGTGGTAGTGGCCTGGAAGATATCAAACTAGCCATACAGCAATTAACAATGCGCTCACAAACGAGTACAAGTACGTACAGTAGTCTCAGCGCAGGCTCGGAAAGTTCGGAGCCCGCGCGTCGATTGGGTCGTTATTCGTCGCTTGAAACGGTCAACACAAATGTTACAAACGCCGATGAGTTTGTTTGGGTGGATTCACACAATCGACTAGTGGAATTACAGAACCCACCCTGGAGTCAACACTGTATTATGCGTGTCATACGAAATGGTCGTTGTAAGGAGCAAGCGGAACGTGTATCTGTCGAAACCATACCTCGGCTTGGATATCTGTTGCAGCGCGCGTTGGTGCGTATTGCGCGTGAGGTGCAACGACTTTCTGCTTCTCTCGGACTATGCTCTAAACAGGAGGTTACAGCAGCTTACAAAATTGTACTATGTCCTGCATTAGCAGATTCTTGCATAAAAGCGTGCCTCCGTGCTGCTGCAATGTTTGCTGTGACTGGCGACAGCGCGCTTAAACAAAGCAAATCAGCGCGCGGCGGTCTTCAGTTGCCAATTGGACGCTTTCATCGCTGGATGGCAGACGCACGTCTTGGGAAGTTCATTCACGAATACGCGGCGGTCTATCTCTGTGCTGGCTTAGAAAATTTACTTGAAGAGCTGCTGCTACAAAGTTTTCCTACAAACCCATCCTGTCAACTAACAACAACTATACTGGATCAATCTATAGCCCATTCCGGTGACTTATGGGGACTGCTTCAGCCATTTGCTCATCTGAATGCAGGTCGCATCGCCTCTGGTGCGCTCACTATGCCGCGCTGGGCCAGCTTATCATCGCTGGGTTCGGGCACTCAAAAGAGTGTAAGCTCTGGTGGCAGCAGCAATATATCGTTAGAACCCTGCCTTCTTACAACCTGCGTTGGCAGCGTAAGTGAATTAAAGGATTTAACACTCCGCGCACAACAAAAGTTTCAACATACTGCGCTTTCCAACCCCGCGCTTTCAACGCTCTTTTATTTCATGCGCTGCTCACAGCTGGAACATAATGATTCTAGCAGCGCGCCATCAAATGTTGTTGGCACATCTGGTAGCAGCAGTCAAAATGTGCAAGAGCTCTGCTATGAACGCGCTTATGTAGTTTTGCCGCCACTTGTCGAATGGCTGCGCGTTGCGTCTGCTCACGCTGAATATCGTCATGCAGTTATGATCGACAAAGATGACATCATGCAAGCGGCACGCCTACTTTTACCAGGCGTGGACTGTCCGATGCGACCGATCGGACACGAGGAAGAGCTGCCCACGAAGAAGACTCATTTTTCGCATCCTGGCGCAACCACGCCCATCGCATCGAGCATTAATGAGGATACCACAGAATTTGGTAAGCGCGCTACTATCACACTAGCTTTCAAACTAATGCTGACAGGACGTGCGGAATTACTCTCTCAGGCAGCCAATCTCTTGCCACCCACAACACGTTATGATACACTTAACCATGCAGGACTGACGGCGCTTATGATTGCTGCCATACGTAACGATGAAGTTGTTCTGCAGGCTCTACTAGATGCCGGTTGCGATCCCAATATTGAGGTGCCACCAGTGGCGCAATCAAATTTCCCAGGTATACATCCCGACACACAGCACTGGACAGCGGTGACTTTCGCTGCGAGTCGTTCCAACTACTTGGCATTGCGTTTACTTTTGGAGAGGGGCGGTAAAGTTGAAGGTGGCGCGCGCTTAAGTGAAGAAAAACCGACGCTGACACCTCTACAGGTGGCTTGTGGGTCTGGAAACGTGGAGATTATTTCACTGCTGCTAGCGCATGGCGCCAATGCTTTTCTTTCTACCCAACAAAAGGATACAATGTGCTTTGCGGGTGGTTCTGCACAGCGCGGTTCGTACTGCGCAATTTCTGTAGCAGCAGCACATGGGCAACGCGCTTGCCTGCGGAAACTACTCTCTCATCCAATGTCACCGGTCAGCAAAGATGTACTCTCACTAGAAGAAATGCTTGCCGAAGGTGAGCCAGTAGGAAATGGAGCACGAGGAAATGCAGGTGCAGCAGGTTCTGCCAATGCGTGTGGGGATCGCATTAGCACTGATTTACCCCTAACTTTGAGTAAAACCCAAATCAAGAGTCTGCAAGAAGCCATGTACCACAGCGCAGAGAATAATCATTTAG ATATTACAATTGAACTGCGCTCTTTGGGCGTACCATGGACCCTACATTGTTGGATGCACGCCTTAGCGGCAGCGCATGAGCTACGCTTGGATGCCGTAATAGATCAACTGCTGCAAGATTTCCTACAAGTCTGCCCTGATGATTATAGCGCGCAATTTGTAAGCGAGTGCTTGCCGTTGCTCTTCAATATATTCCGTTACAGTAAGAATGAGGGCACGACGCTACTGCTGGCTGATATATTCGCCACATGTTTTGGTTGGGAGACCATTAGACCGATTAAGGAACCGGAGCGGCAGTCGGAGAACGGCTCGCGCATTGATCCCAAATTTGTGAACAATCCCGAGCTGAGTGATGTGACTTTCAG AGTGGAAGGTAAAATTTTCTATGGCCACAAAATCGTGCTCGTCACCGCCTCGCCGCGTTTTCAAAACATGCTCAGCTCCAAGTTGAGTGAAGGAAGCGCGCCCACAGTGCAAATCAACGATATACGCTATCACATTTTCCAATTGGTAATGCATTATCTGTATAGCGGTGGTTGTGCCACATTAGAGGTTAGCAATGCTGACGTTTTGGAGTTGATGGCGGCGGCGAGTTTTTTCCAATTGGAAGGTTTGCTACGCTACACAGAAGCACGCTGCTCAAATATGATTGATATTGATAATGTGGTGGCTATGTATATTCATGCCAAG GTTTACAATGCCAGCAAATTACTGGAGTACTGTCAAGGCTTCCTACTTCAGAATATGGTCGCTCTTTTGACATACGATGACTCTGTCAAACGCTTGCTCTTCGCAAAAAAGATACCCAATCACGATGTGCTCTCAGGACTGCTACATACGCTACAACAACGTATCAAGCAGCGAAAGCCTGTGGGAGTGGGGAACTTCCGTCAGCAACTCAGCTCGCCGCCACCGGGCAGTAGCGCCCATTTAATGAGCACCAGCTTGGGTAATGGCGTTGGCGGAAGTTTGGGTGCGGCGaagaaataa